DNA sequence from the Nicotiana tomentosiformis chromosome 3, ASM39032v3, whole genome shotgun sequence genome:
CTCAACAGCCTATTCAGTCTGGCATataagatctcatgaaggcctttATTCAGAAAACTAAAGTGAAGCTTGAAACTCATAGTGCAACTTTACGGGAACATGTAGCAGCTATCAATGAAATAGGTACTGGTTTTTGAAAtctggagagacaagtgggacagatTGTAACAATATTATCGGAAAGGATCCCAGGTACTCTGCCAGttgatactgaaagaaatcccAAGGAAATAATGAATGTTATAACTCTGAGATGTGGACAAGTATTGAAAGATCCGACTTCGATCCAAAAAGATGTGATACTTGGAAAAGAAAGTGGAGAGCAGCTAAAGAataaagttgataagaagaagaaaggcaagaaggagctaaaaaaagaagaaggaagagaatCCGAGAAGGGAGGACTCTGAAGACAGCAAacatatgcctgctttaccttttccccagAAGCTGTATAGAGAAAAGATGGACAAgaaatttgagagatttctggacaTGCTGAAACAAGTTAATGTAAATtttccattcacagaagtgctctcccaaatgccagcttatgccaagttcttgaaggagatcctcacaatgaagaggaagatagaagagacctccaTGGTCAAActcacagagcattgtagtgcaatcttgcaaaacaaactcccacaaaagtgtggagatccggggagttttactataccttgctcttcaggctctattaattttgataagtcgttatgtgattctggtgcctcaattaacttaatgccttTGTTTAATTACAGGAAGTTGGAAaagaagattggagagataaggtcagcaccaatatctttgcagctcgCTGACCAAACACCTTTAATACTCGAGGAgataatggaagatgtgttatttcgggtagataagtttgtatttcctgtaaactctatagtggtgaatatggtggagaataggtgtcacgacccaaatctaaACCATGTcgcgatggcgcctatcatgattcAAGGTATGCCTACTTCccaaaaatattactactaatttgattataagaatttaataaaacatttccaatAGTTGAATTTCTCATAAATCAAGCCAACTCTAAATATAAATATAGAAAATacagaaacgagccccaaacatcggggtgtcactaagtcatgagcgtctaaatatatgaactaagttatgtaaactgtctaactgtcaatacagccCAAAAGAAGAAATagatgataaaaggagtaacaaggtcctgcggacgctagcagctaccttgcagtctccaaagatagccggcctgaactcaacgatcaccgcactctaactcacctggatctgcacataaagtgcaaggtgtagtatgagtacaaccgactcagtagtaacagaaataacaaaggaactgagtagtagtgacgagctaagcagaaCAATCCAATTACTTCTTTTCACAATTAAGGATAAACAGTAATAAGCAGGTAATTTCCATAAATCAGCAAATGCTACAAGGAAATTAgcaggtaaatgcagcaacatCAAAAGTAAATAAAACCTCACAGCAacgtcactccatcactcagccctcaatgcacacactcaataggtacatgcgctcactgggggtgttcagaccccggaggggatcctacagcccaagcgctaagcacggacaacttacgtgctgcacagacaactcacgtgctatcatatcatatctggatcccgcacagacaactcatgtgctgcacggacaattcatgtgctatagtataatctggatcacacggacaactcacgtgctataatcaAATATCTCACaacagaccctcggcctcactcagtcatgtacctctctagcctcacAATTCTCagcaaataagggaacacagcccaaATCAAGTATTACAGCGTATCAACAAGATAATAGAGActaaggtaaacatgtacaagaatttctatgactgagtgcaaataatttgagcatgaataaagcctaagcataaTCTCTAACATGAAGACAATCAAGTTCAACAACATGTAAATACATAAACACAAATAATGGctattaggcctcacagcctcacgggacggaccaagtctcaatccctcgcggcgtacacccacacgctcatcacctagcgtgggtatcacctccaaacagttacatgatatcaaattctccgggtttataccctcaaagccagagttaaaactgctacttaccttaacaacatgaaatcctactccgggatgccctcgtccctCGACTCGGTCTCCAAAACCTCCAAATCTATCTGTAACCAGAATaatactatcaacataggctaaagaaatgaattccacaagaaaaactataaaaataGGCCAAAAATCCAAATTAGGCtaaaacccggcccccgagcccatgtctcgaaacccgTCAAAAATTAAAGAACTAGAAACCTCGTTCACtcctgagtctaaccatatcaaattcgtCAAAATCCGACTCCGTTTGTTCCCTCAGATGCTCAcctcaaactctccaaaactcaagccctaactccctcaaCTTCACCCTAAATTCCTTCCAATTTCATGACTAAACAGTGGAAAAACATCATAAACACACGTAATAAAGCCCAAgtaacttacctcactgatatctCTTGTTTCTCCCTTGAATTTCACTGCCCAAAGCTCAAAATTCGGCCAACAATGGTGAAGAAAGGGCAAAAATTCACGAAGTGTGGCTTATATTGTTTCTGCCCAGGGGTCTTGCACCTGCGGACCATTTCCTCGCATCTgcgaaccgcacctgcggtccaagagcAGCACCTGCGGAAACCACTTATCCGctaagacctcgcacctgcgcttctccttcgcacctgcgggctcgcaggtgcgacaactCCTCCGTACCTGCGCTCAATGCCCAGTTGGCCAAATCGACAACTCCTCCGTACCTGCGCTCAATGCCCAGTTGGCCaaatccgcatctgcgatcaaacttctgcatctgcgaccacttcacctgcggctccccatccgcaggtgcggaaacaccaGAAAATTCACACCAGCAGTTTCAGCAATTCACCAACTCCAAAACCCAATCCACTAACCATCCGAAagacacccgaggccctcgggacctcaaccaataattccaacaagtcatatatcactacccgaacttagtcgaaccttcgaaacaCCCAAAACAagaccaaaacaccaaatcaacctcggattcaagcctaagaacttttaaacttccaaaattcgccaacgaagtcgaaacctatcaaaccacgtccgaatgacctcaaattttgtacacacgtcacaaatgacactacaaacctactccaacttccgaaattccattccgacctcgatacctaattttccactgccgaacacatcgccaaatttccaactttcgccaattcaagcctaattctgccacagacctccaaattacattccggacgcactcccaagtctaaaatcacccaacgaagctaaacGAACCATAAAAATCTAAATCCGAATTcttttactcataagtcaacttccgattgacttttctaacttagttTTCTAAATaatagactaagtgtctcatttcagtCCAAAACTACTCTGGGCCCGAACCAACCTACCCGATACCATACAATTTAGCTGAGCAACatataaagaagcagaaatgggaaaaacggggctataactctcggaacgaccgaccgggtcgttacatcctctccctcttaaacaaatgttcattcCCGAATGAGTCTTgaaacatacttggagtctcaaatatgcatggatatctgctccgcatctcccgctcggtctcccaggtggcctcctccacgagctagcctctccactgcaccttcactgaagcgatgttctttgacctcaacttctggacttgccgatccaaaatagccaccggctccacatcataagtcatatcacccttcaactgaaccgtgctgaagtccaaaacatgggacgggtCCCCaacatactttcgaagcatggaaacatgaaacaccggatgcacactcgacaagctgggtggcaaagcaagctcataggccacctccccaatcctctgaagtacctcaaacggaccaataaaccgagggctcaacttgcccttcttcccaaatctcataatacctttcataggtgaaaccttcAACAATACCTTCTCCCCGACCATGTAAGATACATCCCGAaccttcctgtccgcatagctcttttgcctagactgcgccgtgcgaatccgctcctgaatcaatttcaccttatctaaagCATCAtgcaccaaatctgtacccaagagcctagcctcacccggatcaaactatccaaccagagatctacaccttctcccatataaagcctcgtacggagccatctgaatactcgactgataactattattatatgcaaactccgcgagtggcagaaactggtcccatgaacccccaaaatcaatgacacaagcgcgcaacatgtcctccaatatatgaatagtgcgctcggactgcccgtccgtatgagggtgaaaagttgtgcttaactcaacctgagtacccaactcccattgcacagccctccaaaactgcgatgtgaactgagtacctctaTCAAAAATGTTAGAAATCGGGACACCATGCAgacgaacgatctctcggatataaatctcagctaaccgctctgaagtgtaagtagtatcAACatgaatgaagtgtgcagacttggtcatccgatccacaataacccatatagcatcgaacttcctcggagtccgtgggagcccaactacaaagtccatggtgatccgctctcacttccactccggaatatccAATCTCTGAAGAAAGCCACccagcctctggtgctcatacttaacctgctgacagttaaggcaccgagccacaaatccaactatatccttcttcacccgcctccaccaataatgctatcccaaatcttggtacatcttcgcggcacccggacgGATGGAATACTgtgagctatgggcctcctcaagaatcaactcccgaagcccatctacgttaggcacacatatccggtcctgcatcctcatcacaccgtcatcaccaatggtcacatccctggcatcacctcgccagaccctgtcctgaagaacgagcaagtgtgggtcatcatactggcactccctAATACGGTCATAGAGAAAAGACCTGGAGactacacaagccaatacccgtcTAGGCTCAGatatatccaacctcacaagatggcctgctaaggcctgaacatccaatgctaagggtctctctgctgctggaagatatgcaaagctccccaaactctccacccggcgactcaaggcatcggccaccacattagccttccccggatggtacagaatagtgatatcatagtccttaagaagctccaaccatctccgttggcGTAAATTAAGGTCTTTccgcttaaacagatgctgcagatTCTGGTGATCAGTATAAATCTTATAATGgaacccatacaaataatgacgccaaatcttcaaggcatgaataatggttgctaactcaagatcatgcaccggataattcttctcgtgggtcttcaactggcgcgaggcataggcaatcaccatacCCTCCTGCATTAAAAAACAACCAATGCCTAACCTCGAGGCGTCACAATACACGGTATAGGAACCTGAAGATGATGGATGAACTAACACTggggttgtggtcaaagcagccttgatcttctgaaagctctccccacactcgtccgaccacctgaatggagcacccttttgggtcaatttggtcaagggcgaagcaatagatgagaatccctctacaaagcgacggtaatagcccaccaaacccaggaagctcctaatctctgtagctaaggacggtctaggccaactctgcaccgcctctatcttctttgggtccacctgaataccctcaccgGACACCACattccccaagaatgctactgaactgagccaaaactcacacttggagaattttgcataaagcttctcctccctcaacctctgcaatgcaatcctcaaatgttgggcatgctcctcctggctacgagagtacaccaggatgtcatcaaggAACACAATAACGAAAGAGTCcaaatatggctggaatacactgttcatcaaatgcatgaacgctggaggggcattggtcagcccaaatgatatcaccaagaactcataatggccataacgggtcctgaaagccgTCTTAGGAATATCCgcatcccgaatcttcagctgatgatacccggacctcaagtcaatcttggagaacaccctcgctccctgaagctggtcaaacaaatcatcaatacgaggcaaaggatacttgttcttgactgtgaccttgttcaactgcatgtagtcaatacacatcctcatggaaccatccttcttcttcacaaataaaatcggtgcaccccaaggcgacacactaggccgaatgaaccccttatccaggagttcctgaagctgctctttcaattccttcaactctgccggtgccatatgatacggtggaatagaaataggctgagtgcctggcaccaaatcaataccaaaatcaatgtccctgtcaggcggcatgcccgacaggtctgcaggaaacatgtCCGAAAAATCACGGACCactggaacagaatcaatagtgggAGCCTCAGCACTGACATCCCTCagaaaagccaaataagataggcaacctttCTCAGCCATACGATGAGCCTTCAGGTATGAAATCACCCGACTAGGCACATAATTTatggaacctctccactcaactctcgggaatcccggcatcgccaaggtcacagtcttagcatgacaatctaaaatagcatgacatggagataaccaatccatgcccaatatcacatcaaagtcaaccatgctgagcaataacaaatccactcgggtctccagacccccaatagacaccacacatgaccgatacacacggtccacaacaatagtatcgcccacatgagtagacACATGAATAGATGTAACAAAAGACACACGGGGTATATctagaaaatgagcaaaatatgatgaaatatatgaatatatggaaccagggtcaaataagaCTGAGGCATCTTGATGAcagactgaaacaatacctgtaatcacggcatctgaggttATAGCATCTGTTCTGGATGGAAGTGCATAAAAATGgtcctgaccaccacctgatcgacctccccctctagggcgacccctaactgactggGCTCCGCCCCTCGCTGGCTGAggcccacccctagctggctgggcgagtggtggaggaactggtgctggtgcTATCGATCGAGTACTCCgctgtggagtcccacccaatagtctagggcaatctctcatgatgtgacCAAAATCCTCGCACTCGAAACCTCCTCTAGAAAAATTGTTGCTCCTGGCGACCAAAAGAACTACCCGGTGATACCTGAGTGGACGGGACATGATGAGAACCCTGCGCTGgcagtgcactgaatgatgactgacccTGCTGATGACTGTGGGAGCCATGCCCCGATGATGCGCCACTGTGAACTGGGCGAGCTAACTGAGCAGGCCTAAatggacgacctctaccgtgctgaatctgacctccagaaggaacaccacCAAAACTACCAGATCCCCGAggcttcttggcctccctctcaactcgCTCCTGGTGATGAACTGACTCAATCTCTCgggcaatgtcaaccacctcctCAAAAGTAGCACCTGACACCCTCTCCCTAGTAATAAGAATCTGAAGTTGATGCGAGAGCCCATACacgaacctcctgatcctctccctatctgtaGGAACCAACCAAACAGCATGTCGGGCTAGctatgaaaatctcatctcatactgcgtcacggtCATATCATCCTGATGCAACTGCTCGAACTGACTGCGCAGCTTCTCCCTGCGAGACTGTGGCACATACTTCTCCAGAAAGAGagcggagaactgctgccatgtaagggGCGCTgcaccaacaggcctacgcctctcataagcctccaaCCAAGTAAAGGCAGCTCCTGAAAACTGGAAGGTAgtaaacgagaccccactggtctccacaATACCCGATGTACGGAGATTCCTCTGACACTTGTCCAAGAAACCCTAGGCATCCTCGCCCTCTGCACCGCTGAAAGTCAGAGGTTGAAGTCTACCAAACCACCTGCGTTGCTCGTAATCAGGCATGTctggaaccacataatcctgagcaggtGCAACCGGCTGGGTTGGAGGTGCCCCCGgggtctgaagtccctgaacaacctgctcgggagTGCGTGCGGTGGGAGTatgagtgcctcccccggcctgagaagtagctGCTTTAGTGGAAAcagagactgcctgagcaagactggtgcatGCGGTCAAGATCTGAGCCAAGGACTCCTGAAGACTTGGAATGACAATAGGCATAgccggtgcctgagctggccctgCTGGAACATCCGCGGCTGGGACCTGATCTGGAGCAATAAGAAGGTCTATAGGTACTACCCCCGCTGCTGCGAGGGCtacacctctacccctaccgcgacctcgacCGCGGCCTCAACCCCTCATGGTTCCAACTGGTGGCTGGGCATCCTGtccggtagcatgtgtcctcaccatctgtgagagaatgaaataatagaagtttagttacAAGAAGCAATGGATTCGCACAACAAGAGTTCAAGAATGTGGGATTATTCCTAagggttttgcagcctctcgaagataagtacagatgtctccgtaccgatccacaagactctactaaacctgctcatgacttgtgagacctatgtaacctaggctctgataccaacttatcacgacccaaatctaaaccatgtcgtgatggcgcctatcgtgatacaaggcaagcctacttcccaaaaatattactactaatttgattataagaatttaataaaacatttccaatatttgaatttctcataaatcAAGCCAACTCTAAATAtaaatatagaaaatacggaaatgagccccaaacaacggggtgtcactaagtcatgagcgtctaaatatATGAACTAAGATATGTAAAGTGTCTAACTGTTAATACAGCCCAAAAGAAGAAATagatgataaaaggagtaacaaggtcctgcacacgctagcagctaccttgcagtctccaaagatagccggcctgaactcagaGATCGCcgtgctctaactcacctggatctgcacataaagggcaaggtgtagtatgagtacaaccgactcagtagtaacagaaataactaaggaactgagtagtagtgacgagctaagcagaaCAATCCAATTACTTCTTTTCACAATTAAGGATAAACAGTAGTAAGCAGGTAATTTCCATAAATAAGCAAATGCTACAAGGCAATTAGtaggtaaatgcagcaacaacaaaagtaaatgAAACCTCACAGCAACGTCACTCCTTCACTCAGCCCTCAATGcacacactcaataggtacctgcgcccactgggggtgttcagactccgtAGGGggtcctacagcccaagtgctaagcacagacaactcacgtactgcacggacaactcacgtgctattatatcatatctggatcccgcacagataactcacgtgctgcacggacaactcacatactatAGGACAATCTAGATccacatggataactcacgttctATAATCAAATATCTCACaacagaccctcggcctcactcagtcatgtacctctctagcctcacaattctcaacaaataagggaacacagcccaaATCAAGTATTACAGCATATCAACaagataatagagactgaggtaaacatgtacaagaatttCTATAACTGagtgcaaataatgtgagcatgaataaagcctaagcatgatctctaacatgaagacAGTCAAGTTCAACAACATGTAAATACATAAACACAGATAATGGCTATTAGGCCTCACAACCTCactggacggaccaagtctcaatccctcatgacctacacccacacgcccatcacctagcgtgggtatcacctccaaacagtcacatgatatcaaattctccgggtttataccctcaaagccagagttaaaactgttacttaccttaacaacgtgaAATCCTACTCCGGAAAGCCCTCGTCCCTCGACTCGGTCTCTAAAATATCTGAATCTATCCATAACAAAAATAATACTATCAACATAAGCTAAagaaatgaattccacaagaaaaactacaaaaataggCCAAAAATCCGAATTAGGCTAAAACCCGGCCCCTGGGACCACATCTCGAAACCTGTCAAAAGTTGCAGAACTAGAAACCTCGTTCACtactgagtctaaccatatcaaattcgtCGAAATccgactccgtttggtccctcaaatcctcacttcaaactctccaaaactcaagccctaactccctcaaCTTCACCCTAAATTCCTACCAATTTCATGACTAAATAGTG
Encoded proteins:
- the LOC138907636 gene encoding uncharacterized protein; translated protein: MPALPFPQKLYREKMDKKFERFLDMLKQVNVNFPFTEVLSQMPAYAKFLKEILTMKRKIEETSMVKLTEHCSAILQNKLPQKCGDPGSFTIPCSSGSINFDKSLCDSGASINLMPLFNYRKLEKKIGEIRSAPISLQLADQTPLILEEIMEDVLFRVDKFVFPVNSIVVNMVENRCHDPNLNHVAMAPIMIQGMPTSQKYYY